The Xiphophorus hellerii strain 12219 chromosome 7, Xiphophorus_hellerii-4.1, whole genome shotgun sequence nucleotide sequence TAGAAAAAATCCTTACAAGCACCTGGGAGAAAGTACAAAATTTCTCTTTATTAAATGCGTCAGTTAATAAATGAATACTGAAAATTATGTTACCTGATCTTAAATAGTTAGTATTACACTGATTAGAGGtactaaaaaagttttttaagaAACATAGTCCCATTTTCATTCAACAGTAAGGTGCCTGATCTCCAGAGGGTGCGGCCTGAACTTTATAGAAACAGAAACTTGATTCTCAGGGCATCTGCAGTTACAGGCATACACTAAATAATAGAAAACATCTTATACTTCAGTCATGCTAATGCAAAGACATCATAtctattgtaaatattttccactgCAACATTATTTACATGAATGTTACTCAAATATTGCAGCCACATTGTGATAATCTTACTTAAATTCATGCTACGCTTAGCAGTGGCTTGCTTTGTCTGCGTAAATTTACTCACCTCAGCATCTGCCATGGCAGATCACCtgactttaaataaatccaaataattcacctaataattattttaccaCTTGGGCTACTTATAGCATTAATCTTTAAGCCTGGGATGGTGAACTGATCATTTAGCTTCCGCGTAAATCAACATGTTCTGTTCTAACAAAGAAGCACACTGTTCATTTTACacaattattcccaaaatacaTGTACAAAACATATCACAGGGGCACATTTCCAATAAACATATTTGCTTCATCTTTTCACTCTTTAATCTACATAAAAAAGTATTGAATAAGCCCATATGCAAGCCAAGCTAATAGGCACGACAACAGCGTAACATAAAAATCTAAGCGTATGACAAGAGAATAAGAGCTCTTGTTTCTTAGGTAAAGTTAAGGCAGGAGGAAttcaactggagaaaaaaatatctacacTCTATAGTGTAGTGGATGTTGGTCCAGTGCAATTTCATATGCAAATAGGAATTATTTTCAACTAGGGCACTCTGGCTAGGTTTATGAGGGAGAGCATCAAAACACCTCACTCATGAGTGAAAATGGGACAAAGGATGGATAGATAAGGGTTAAAAACTGCATACAGAAGTTTTGCCTCAGGGAGCCTAGTATCCAGCATCAATGCTGATGGAGCGCCGAGTCACATGTTCCATCTCTCCAGGGACATATTCAACAAAATTGGTTTGATACCTGGCCAGCATCTTCAGCATCGGTCTCAGGTTGAACCACCACTGAACCTTGGGCATCCGGTGcctgaaaagcaaacaaacaataCCCATAAATGATTTGGTTTaaagtttttaacaaaaaaagctgttttataaGTTTTTCATAATACTTACTCAAAGTCAGTGCTGGCCTTCAGGTCAGTTACAGGAATGAATGAGACGACCTTCCTGTTCAGGCCAAGCACACACGCCGTTTCTGGGGAGTTGGCGAACACGCGGCCTGGAGGGAAATGACGGTATTATCATCAAACATCTGCTTGCTTTACATCAGCTTGGTTTAGTACTTTTATTTTCTGGGAGTGTAGCGTAACCCCACCTTGTCGGAAGTTTTCAGTCAACTTCTCGGAGATCCACTGGGTTGCCTTCACACCCAACTTGGTGCCAAAGTTCCTATCAAAGGGGGAAGGTGCTCCTccctgcagcacaaacacacatcctAAGTGATACAGTGAATCTCAAACATGAAAACTATCTATATACATCTTTATATGGTCTTATTTGTTTGGCTcttgttattttaataaaaaccaaTGTATATATCGTCTAGGaatacaaaatatttgctttcacAATAAAGCTACTGCAAATGGTGTTGTCTTACTTTAAAAACTATACCTGCTGGAGGTGTCCCAACACGTTCACTCTACAGTCAAAAACTCCCTTTCCTTCCTCTGTATACAGCCTATAAATAAAGTCTGTAGTGTAGTTCTTGTGACAGTATTCGTTcctgtttaaaaaagaagataGTCAACAGTAGTTCAAAGTTATTACACAATTATGTCATTCTGTTGTTGGTCTAAATATTAAGAATGTTTCATTTAATCAGCAGACTCTTGGCTTTAAAGGGTCATAAGTATTTCCAGATTTGACAATGTTGGTCgtaacttttatttagttgtacACTTCAAAAACAAGAATGTCAATAGTTGGTGAAAACCGGTATCAATAATTGTTGAAGTTAACTGTACTGCAAATGTTTTAAGTATGGTAACCTAGATGTAAAAATGCAGATCTCACATACTGAGACTGAAAAGTTGTCAAACGTATATTTATCTTACTTCAGATATTAAGTATATTTATGTAGATTTTAAATAACGAAGGTCTTAGGAAAATTTCATAAAGTCATAAATGTAACCCACTGAAACTTGCAGAAATACAGCATCAAGTTAATtttgacagacaaaaaaaaaaaaaaaatagttcaaacCTGATAAGAAGAAGAGGTCACCTAGAAACAGTCTACACTTAAAAATGTCCAACTTGTTACAAAGTTCTGTCTAAACTGCACTTTGGCCGACTGAAACACTTGATAAGGTCATTAAGCACTTCTCAGCTTTTATTCTAAACCAgtcaaacagaaatgtgttgaaCAAGCTGATAGTCTGGAAGCCATTCTTTTTGTTAGAAAATGAGCCTTTACTGCGAGTACTttgaatttcatgtttttagtaATGTTAAACGTAATGTCTTCActcaagattttaaattgttctgTAAAGTTGCGAACCTTAGTACCAGACCCCGCTGGATGTCCTTCTTCATCTTTTCAGCCAAATGCTCAACATTGGTCTATGAACAAAGGGCACAATGAGAGAAGATGCATTaaaccagtgtttcccaaccctgatcctcaaggcacactgccctgcatgttttaggtatttccttgcttcaatccagctgatttcaattgatgactgattaacaggcgtttgtggaactgcaatcagttgaattaGGCACATTatagcagggaaacctctaaaacatgtaggacagtgtgccttgaggaccagggttgggaaacactgcaatAAACGAACAAAAACAGCgagacagaaactgttttgttttcctttaagtTTCACCTTGAGGTCATGGATGTTAAAAGGTTCTTCGAATATGTAAGCAGCATCAGCACCGACAGCGATAGCAGTGGAGGTGGCCAGATAACCACAGTATCCTCCCATTGTCTCGACTACAAACACTCGTCTCTTCGTCCCAGAGGCAGACTGTTTAATCTTGTCACATCCCTGAAGACAAGTTAAAATGAGACACAATTACTCTCAGAACATAAAAAGCTCCCCAAAGAAAGGATGATGATTAAAAAGCAAGATGTATTTCCTTCTGAGCTATAAAAAGGATTGACTGGCCCCATCTACAGACGgaccaaaaacacaatttttaacTACAGTGTCACCTGTGTTTATTTGAACCCCTggtgaaaatgtacaaaaacctttaaataagtTTGATCTTGCAATGCTGCACCCTAAACTCTCactgaaaaatgagaaaaatcttaactctgagtttatttattcagtgggaGAAAAAACTCCACATTAAGAAAAACAGTAATTGGTTTAACTAAACCACTGGTTGCACAATTTTTATTACCTTGAACAGGAGAAGGATCTTTGACCCTTCCTCCTTGCACAATCTCTCTAGATCATCCCAAGTCCTTTTCAGTGAGCCTGAGTATAAGCCACACCCactaactttaaaaagaaatgttcaatATTTGTCCCATCCAAGACAAGACCTCAGATAGAGTTAGTCTTACTAGCATTTAGCTAACCCCTCATATTAACAACTGTGGCGACAGGGGACAAAATACTTTCTTTCTGGCATAGCCACCTAATGACAAGGGCcacttatgaaaaaaaaaaaaattctgacttttaaaaaaaagtaaatttttcttttcttccgtACAACTCACATCTCTGCTGAGCTAGTTGCTCAAtgctgagattaaagtcagaattcagaaaaaaagtctcagaattctgactttttccaagattctgagaaaaaaggcaaaattcttttttttcccccattcacCCCAATCCTCTTCCATACCATTGTATGTCTGTAGTGTTTAACTCTTGCTATGAAGCCTTGCTGACCCCTAGATGCCACTGTTTACTGCAGTTCTCTAACAGAGCTTTGGAGGTTTTTCTTGGCAAGATAAATGTTTTCTCAGGTAGCCTGCTGGCTGATCATGGATTACAAACTGAAACTTCCTAATGCCCTTAAGAGTGAAGCataagttttaaatgttttagttttgttacatttaaaggGATTGGTAGAGCTTTTCCcactaaataaatatactgaaggttgtatttttctcagtttttcagtGAGATTGTcttactgcaataaaagatacatttatttaaaaaccttttttacaggttttctttaaatgagGCTGCCAATAAATGTGTGCAGATCTGTTCAGACATACCTCCATGGCGGCGTTAACAGCTGTGTCTGCTCCCAGACTGAAGTCTGTTCCTGGGACGTTGTTGCTGATGGTCGCCGGGACGACACACATGGGGATGCAGAGTTCATCGAAGTGACCCCTGGCTTCGTACAGCTGCTGCACACCTTCGTATGCCTTTGAAATTAACACATGGATTGTAAGTCTGACGcctttaattaataatattcagcgatttaaagaaaataaaagactcaAATACCTCAAATCCTCCAATTACAAGCAGAGCTGTGATGCCGAACTTGCCAATGTTCTCAACAATTTTCTCCATGAAATTATCAGGAAGGGTTCTGTGGAAGGCACAACATGAAAAAAGGTGTAAAAATTACTTTGagacatttaatttcacatgtCACAAATGTGTTGTAAttgtaaaagtttattttactacCTGAATTTGCTTATGAATACACAAATACTTGACAGgcatatttttgaaaaagtacaaCTTTCTTTTTTACCGCTTTGTCCCCAGGAGTGATCCTCCTTGACCCGTCCATCCCGCCACATTGTGCCACTCCATTTCAAATATCTGCTCGCAGGCAGAAAGGAGAACAGTttctattaaattatttttcaaaattatagCTTAGATTTTGCGTCATAAAAAGCCATGCTCACCAATCCGTTGGCGAGTCCTTCAAAGCCGTCATGGACACCGTAGACCTTGTGTCCGTGAGCAAGTGCAACTCTCACGGCTGACCTCATTACTGCATTCATGCCTCCAGCTGGAGCGCCAACGTTCAGAATAGCCACAGAGTGATTGCTCTAAAGTGGAACCAAAGTCAAGTTCATCTCACATGTGACATTCTGTGAGTGTTTCACGCTTAAAAACATGAGATAAAGCTAATGTCTGGCAATCTAACCTCAGTAACATCAGGCTTTGGGAAGGCCAGAAGCTTGTAAATATTCAAGTTGTTCTCAAAACTCCTACAGAAACAAGACACATTATAGTTAGGTATGTTAGGTAGGCACTTTTCCATGAACTTGTAAATTCTTAATAAGttaatttaactattttaaCAATGACTCGTATTTTGTCAGTGTTAAATACaataacaaacacattaaatgtgTACATCTAcacatttaatgtaaatttaatTCTATAAAAACAATGATTATGGCTTACGGCTAATAAAAAGCCACAATTCAGTTTCTCAAAAAATTTGATTGTTACAAAATACttatttcaaagaaacaaaaactaattgTAACACCGAAATGACAGTCTACTGAAAAGTATGTTCATATCCTGTATAGTATAACCTTGATTGGGGCTCCAATCCAGTGAAGGTGGTCAGCCTGTGAATCTGTCAGGAACCTCTAGTTGCTTCAACTGCGACCTTCACCTCATCTATATTGTTGCTCTGCTGTCTCCCATCTACGTACTAACACTACTCCAAACATTCTCTATGTGGTTTAATTAAGACCAGTTTGCTGACCAATTAAGTTCAGTGGTATTGTGGTCATTTGAAGTGGCTGTGGTTACCCAGGAAGAGTAATTAAAGTCTTTAATGGGTGTTGCTTCACAATCCTCTTAATCATGCAGTTATCGCTGCTGCATTTGTATCTTTTTCTACCAGAATTTACCTTTTCCTGTCACTCAATTTTCCGTATGTATACaagctttattaaaaatgaatggcTGTTAATTGGCCTCCTTGTTTACCCAGTCACTAACTGCTAAGTCAGCAGTCTTATCAGTTTGTATATTAGAAATCATCTTTATTTGGTCTCGGGTAACAACTAGCAAcgttttttttgtcaagtttttGTTAtgataatcatcaaaattaacaaaagtaaGCACTTCAAACACATCACTGTGTAAATGAATGTCAATAATGTTCCTTAAAGAATCATTATACAGCACAATCCAGGATAAATATGAGCGCTTACCCTCCACGCAGTTTAACAGCTTCATCAAACCTCCTTTCATTCATGGCTTTCTGCACCAACTTGGTCTGCAAAAGATTGTTCATTTTCTTGTTAATCTGCAACCAGCCCCTGCTACATCACATGTTTGCCATCCATTAAATCAGTTCCCCCAGAGTGGAGCCAGACTCACCATGTCCACACACTCCATGAGAGGCAGACGGACTGAATGGTTGCCAGAGAGACCGATGACACAGGCTGGAGTGTCAGGAGAGGCCTCAATTAGGGCAATTACTGCCTCCACTCCCAGCTTGGTGCTCtgcaaacacacattcatactAAGATGAAAAAAGTGAATGTGGGTCTGGTGAAATCATGCAGGCTGGTCTAGGAAATCTTCAACTAGAGAAGCTAACCAGTAATAATTAAAAGAAGCAAAGTGACAGATTTTAAGGTTACATATTAGTCATTATGAAAGttgtcaaaatgattttttgtgGGTTGTTTGCTGGTCTTCATGTACTGTTTACcaatttcaattcagtttatttagtgTATATTTAGCCAAACAGGTCCAACTCGTATTAAATTTTACTGTATACGACCCAGTTTAATCCaggaaaaagtcaaatttatatcaattaaaaataaattacaaattgtttttgaatttgtatgTAAACAATGACCTGACGAGGATAACCAGGTTTAAGTATTGCCCAGGGCATTGCCCCCTTATGGTTCTGTAAACAGACAAATGTTGTATACACAATCCAGTCAGGCGATGAGTTCAGACAACTATAAATAGAGGAGAACAAACAACTGCTCTGATCTAGAAGCATTTAATAGAAAGTCTCCAGGGACTGGGCCTGGAGACCTAATACTCCAAAACTAAAGTAATCTTCACtcaatttatcatatttttttaaatctatgacTACATAACTCCAGCAGACAATTATTCTTACCAATTGTCACAAAGACATGGATGATATAGAGTGAAAATGTTAGTAATAGcaataaagagtaaaaataaatgtttttcaaatcggaaaataatctttttatctgtaaaaatgtatCACTGCATAAAGTCAGAGCCTCACAATTAGAAATAATGGTCAAAAACTAATTTCCAAACCATTTCAAATCATGTACTCAGAATAATACTTGAACAagtaaaatatatctaaaactTATCCTGTAAAATTTATAATATACTGATCCTGAATGGTACCATTAGCACAGTAATGTTCCAGAAATAATTTATCAGATTTTTCAGAGTTAATTAGTAGATAAAAatccatgcagactgaaatGCAGATCTGCTTTTTATAATGCAAGAAGCTCTGCAACATTAACTTTCATTAATCTTTCAATTTCCCATCTGTAATTGTATTACTAAACAACTTTGACTTacattattttgagttttagaAAAAAGGTTAAGGAATTATGCTCTGATGCTTAAATGGGAATAATCTTGTAATCCCtaaattttagatttaaaccttcttttagatttaaagtggtggaggaagtggaggattacaaatacctgggagttgtaatcggcaacagactggactgggcatctaacactgacactgtgtgcaagaaggggatgagcaaactctattttttaaggaagctgagatccttcaaagtgtgcagcaagatgttggagaccttttatcacagtgttgttgccggtgccatcttctttgctgctgtgtgttggggaagcagcatcagagccagcgactctaatagactggacaaaatcatcaggaaagctggctctgtactgggactaaggctggagtccctggaaactgtggtggagaggaggacactgaagaaggttctgtctattatggacaataaacagcaccctctccaccacatagtggacagacagcggagcaccttctcacatagactgctccagctccgctgtcgtagggacagatacaggaaatccttcctgccacatgccatctcactgtacaataaaagctaaatcattgttctgcactaatcagtccaacaGTGCAGttgtccaattttgcacaactgcactgtggcacacttgcagacatatacatatctgcattttttgaatctttgcaaggactgctctaagttgctttttatattaacagcatctatatttttacaattcatagccttttatattttatttttattttttattttatctacaactactactcagtggtagttgttattgtgtcttgtctctatgctgtaactgcgaagtaatttccctgctgggatgaataaagtacttctattctattctattctattctattctattctattctacatCTATGAAAGGAACTGATGCATGTTCCAATTTAATTAAAGTAGCAATATTTAATCGTTATAACAATGTTTAGAGAAATACGTCTTGTATCGTCCTCAGACAAAATCAGTAGGTTTTCTAAAAGATATTGCCAGTAAAAGCCTGATGAGAGTAGCTCGacaccttttaaaaatgtaaaaggtgtgtaaaattctaaataaagggaaaaatacaatttacttGTCCATGCTGATCATTTCAGTTTATCCTGTTACAACTGTCTAAAACGTTCGCCTTTAGACTAAGAATTAACAGTTAAATGCTATCATTTTGATGAAACATACATTCTCTTCTATCACATGCAGCTCACCAGAATCCTGTCGAATGCAGACGGAGTTCCTCCTCGCTGAACGTGGCCGAGCACCGTCACTCTGGTGTCATAGCCCAGCCTCTTCACCACCAGCTTCAAACAGATGTACAAGTACTCATTTATTAATGTTACATACTCcagtatgaaaaaaaatgtaaaaactaaatcatAGTTGAAGCTCCAGAAACAATAACATGTCTTTATAAGCTATGCCAAAGAGAAGGAATTATAAAATACACTCTCTTAATCTTAAGTAACGTGTCTTCAACACATATTGACAGCCATTATAAGTGTCATCAAGTCTGGAAATAagagctcacatcttttatgtAAGTTGAGGAGATGGGCTTTCCATTTGAGTCAATGGCTCCCTCTGCAACAATTATAATGTTGAGTCTTGACCCCTTGTTTCGGCTCTGAAAGTAAACAGAGGATTCTTGGTTAAACCTTCAGACGTGGTGTACCTGAGCATGAAGCTGGTGCTTTTATGAAATCTGgactgtttttgtgtgtgtgcatgctctACTTTTTCCAGACGAGCACACATGAGATCCTCCCAGCCCTCAAGAGGAGGAGCCTCTGGAATGAAGAGCCAGTCTGCTCCTGATGCTAAAGCTGACACGAGGGCCAGATACCTTCAGGCAAAACGCACTAATTAGCACAAGAGGAgggtagagtacccaaaaaGTGTACTCATGTAAGCGTAGTactattacatatttttattcaagtaaaatgaataaaaatggggcgactgtggctctttggtagagtagtcgtcttgcgatcggaaggttgtaggttcgattccagcttcctcctgccacatgtcgatgtgcctctgggcaaggcacttaaccccaaattgcctaccgatctgcgtatcggtgtataaatgtgtgcgtgtttgtgagtgcgactgggtgaatgtgactctagtgtaaagcgctttgagtggtcaaaaatgactggaaaagcgctatataagttcagtccatttaccataaaagtaaaatgtagctGTCCAAAAAATGATTCACGTAACAGTAAAaacagtatttggtaaaaatgagtAACTGATCAAGACATGAATGATGtatttaaaacatgtatttaaaaattacatcctCCGATGAACCAAAATATAAGGTTAtatggaaattttggtattaaaaggccaaactgaaaataattcatagaaataccataattaaaaaaataacaaaaacaggcaaaagaaaaaaaatttctaaatatttttgtttcagtacaAAGCTCACAAAACTTTAACCAAAATTgcaggtgtgtttgtttctgattaatctttggttaaaacaagcttgttcttcattcagtaaagttactcacagtgggtagaGTATCCAGAGATTTTATTCAAGAAACAGTAGCAGTacttaataaaattactcaagtaaaagtaaataccACAGCTTAGTGAAAATACTTCCAAAAGTAAAGTTGTTCCAAAACGTCACTCAAATACAGCTAGTTACTACGCAAATTTAATTAGCACCGTataaaaggataaataaaagatttttaaaatctatgcGTTACTCACCCACAGTGGCGGCCCATGACTTCAAGAACAAAAGTGCGCTGGTGgctgcagggaaaaaaaaaaaaagaagcatgatGCATTGAAGcatttgtaaaaactgtgaGCAAGTTTGTGCAGGATACAGCAGATTTGCTGAGTTCACGTAGCTGGGGGCAAAAAGTGCAGTAACACACTAAAGCTCAGTCACTTTATAGGAAGGTGACTTATGATCACTGTCAtgtaacaacaaaattaaacacaCTCATGATTGTTTTACAGTTCTGTGCAGAGCTGAATGTAGGCAACAGCCAAACCTCAAAGATATTAGTCAGATATTagataaacattaaaacaagaaatttagAGGCTCAAATGTTGGAACCTCAATtgagaaaatctttgggaagtAATACTTGCGCAATTAAATGATTAAAGTGACCTATaatgtaatgtgaaaaagtttgaaaattgaTGCTTTGACTGACCTTGTGCTTTAtaaaaaatgggtaaaaatatttattctctaTTTGTGTAACTCAAAAAAATCTATAGCTGTAATCGCAGCAAAAGGTTGTACTCTATGCTGTTCAGCgacataaaatcacagtaaaatacaaatgcaaCTCCTTCGAGTGTCTAACCTGTTTGCAGTGGTCATGATGGCGTCGACTATTTCCATGATGCGATGCAGCGCAGAGTCAGCTCCGATGGTCATGTCAGTGCCGCAGAAATCGTTGTCTATTGATCCCACAAGTCCGACGATGTTCAGATTGTTGTGCTGCTTTGCCAGCTTGTCCGTGATCCTTCCTGAAGACCCACAGATGTAATTTCctctttaaaatttattatacAGCACTAGTGATGGCATGGAAACAAGACTGATCAAATATCCTGggtcaaaaaatatatatatatacagtataaacaGTTCCAAGAGAGTGGCTGACCTTTCTGTACCAGCTCATCCAGCAGGCCGCTCCACTCACTGCGGAAGATATTGGCTCCGGTGAGGCTGCCGTCTCCGCCGCACACACACAGGTTGGTGATGCCTTTCTTCACAAGGTTGAAGGCGGCGGCGATGCGGCCCTCGCGCGTCTGGAAGGCCTTGCAGCGAGCGCTACCGATCACCGTGCCACCCTGCAGCAAAGACGCTAGTGAAAGCTAAGCTGAAACATATGATCTGTAGCTGAAACGACAAGCTAGGTCACACATTTTTTCCTCACCTATTTTTCCCCTGCTGACTATGACTCTTAAAGGAAGGAGCAGGATAAATGTGGCATTCTGaccaaattatttttgaacaacGATTGAAAAGAACGCGTTGTCTTCCGTTCAAATTATATGAAATTATGTCTGAAAAGTGAAATTTGAAAAGATGCCCGGGGATGTCTACAGGTGGTTGGAGTTGATTTTAATTACCTGTTTAGGCTGAATTTGGAAGTGACCTATGGATTAAAAAAAGTctcagttttaacattttctaagaTAGACATAGAGAGATTGAcataaaagcaaagaaaatatgCTTATAAATGTTCAGTGTTTGGAATACAAATCAGTCTCGAGGCTCACAGAAGTTTACAGAGGTTCACTCCTTCCCCATATCCCTCTTTTTTCAGGTACAAAAAGAAACCAATGACTTAGGAGCATTGGCTCCTAATGCTCCTAAGCATtaggaaaatatttgaaaatattttcaaacaatatttgaaaatattgttttttcagACATTAAATTGTATTATCTTACAATACTAAGTAATATCCATCAGTGAGAATTACCTTTGGCTGAATAAAATAATGAGAGTAAACTGGCTTTAATGAGTGATCTCGAGTACAGTATATAGAACTAGAGAATAATGTAAAGtctacaaaaatattatttgcatTCTAGAAAAAACGATATATGTATATTATGCAAATTGGTATAATACGGAAAGGATGAGATGGCATCAAAATGGTACACAGGGGTACCATGACCATTTCCACTTTGTGAAATGGTCATTTTCCCAGAAGACAGTAATAACTTTCAACCTACCAGCTGGATAATGTTGGTCACACTGTGCCAGTGTGCCAGCTTTATGTTCTCTCCTCCATCCACCAAGCCTTGATATCCCTGAAATGTCACAAGAACATTGCAATCAGTCCcagaaaagtcataaaacagGATGTGACATTGGTCGGTCTGCATGTTCACTCGCGGTCGTAAAACTCTTGTTTACCTCATGGATGAGATAGACCTTGGCCCCGACATAGATGCCCATTCTGGTCACGGCTCGGACAGCGGCGTTCATACCTGGGTCAAAAACAGCATTATCCTTACATTGAACTCAACTTCAGTTGATCTGCACCCAGGCTATTGCATCAAGTGAGGAAATTAAAGTGTCTGCTGCTGCATTTCACTTCTTTATCAGTTATTGGGCAAAGGTGCCATTTGCTCTGTGAGGACTGCAGCAACGATCCTGGACAAGATTTGCTTGAACATATCATGACCCATAAGGCTTACTGAGCCTGTTCCAAGTGG carries:
- the LOC116723370 gene encoding ATP-dependent 6-phosphofructokinase, liver type-like is translated as MSSMDFEKLKMTGAGRAIAVLTSGGDAQGMNAAVRAVTRMGIYVGAKVYLIHEGYQGLVDGGENIKLAHWHSVTNIIQLGGTVIGSARCKAFQTREGRIAAAFNLVKKGITNLCVCGGDGSLTGANIFRSEWSGLLDELVQKGRITDKLAKQHNNLNIVGLVGSIDNDFCGTDMTIGADSALHRIMEIVDAIMTTANSHQRTFVLEVMGRHCGYLALVSALASGADWLFIPEAPPLEGWEDLMCARLEKSRNKGSRLNIIIVAEGAIDSNGKPISSTYIKDLVVKRLGYDTRVTVLGHVQRGGTPSAFDRILSTKLGVEAVIALIEASPDTPACVIGLSGNHSVRLPLMECVDMTKLVQKAMNERRFDEAVKLRGGSFENNLNIYKLLAFPKPDVTESNHSVAILNVGAPAGGMNAVMRSAVRVALAHGHKVYGVHDGFEGLANGLIFEMEWHNVAGWTGQGGSLLGTKRTLPDNFMEKIVENIGKFGITALLVIGGFEAYEGVQQLYEARGHFDELCIPMCVVPATISNNVPGTDFSLGADTAVNAAMEGCDKIKQSASGTKRRVFVVETMGGYCGYLATSTAIAVGADAAYIFEEPFNIHDLKTNVEHLAEKMKKDIQRGLVLRNEYCHKNYTTDFIYRLYTEEGKGVFDCRVNVLGHLQQGGAPSPFDRNFGTKLGVKATQWISEKLTENFRQGRVFANSPETACVLGLNRKVVSFIPVTDLKASTDFEHRMPKVQWWFNLRPMLKMLARYQTNFVEYVPGEMEHVTRRSISIDAGY